One segment of Bradyrhizobium sp. CB2312 DNA contains the following:
- a CDS encoding primosomal protein N', whose product MDHTSRSNAAPTNATRMVDVLVPVALDQTYSYKVPRGMELKAGDLVGVPLGPREVLAVVWGENANPDPRLHNRLKEVSEKLDIPPLKPELRQVVDWVANYTLSPRGMVLRMCLRMGENLGPERVRPGVRLVGDPPRRLTPARQRVIEVLSDRLLHGKSEAAKEAGVSAGVIDGLVDEGTLTVEPMPPPPPPPAPDPDFGRPDFSPLQRAGVDAMRALAANGTFHVALLDGVTGSGKTEVYFEAVAETIRRGKQSLILMPEIALTGQFLDRFAQRFGVRPIEWHSELTPRTRARNWAAISEGTAPVVVGARSALFLPYANLGLIVVDEEHDQAYKQDEGVHYHARDMAVVRGHIAKIPVVLASATPSVESEVNARKNRYQRVALPSRFGGQHMPHIEAIDLRREPPARGRFISPRLAGEIRTAIERREQALLFLNRRGYAPLTLCRACGHRFACTICDAWLVDHRFRQRLVCHHCGFSMPRPHLCPNCSAEESLVAVGPGVERLQEEAAALFPDARTMVLSSDLITSIETMRSELAEIAEGRVDIIIGTQLVAKGHNFPRLNLVGVVDADLGLSNGDPRAAERTWQLLNQVIGRAGREQGRGVGYLQTHQPDHPVMKALIACDREAFYDSEIDLRERTLYPPFGRLASLIISAGDRPSADGFGRKLVALAPRDERVVVLGPAEAPLAVIKGRYRFRILVKSARGFDLSDYLRNWLAVCPKPTGNLKLEVDVDPQSFL is encoded by the coding sequence ATGGATCACACGTCGCGCAGCAACGCCGCCCCCACCAATGCGACCCGCATGGTCGACGTGCTGGTGCCGGTCGCGCTCGACCAGACCTATTCCTACAAGGTGCCGCGCGGGATGGAGCTGAAGGCCGGCGATCTCGTTGGCGTGCCGCTCGGCCCGCGCGAGGTGCTGGCCGTGGTCTGGGGCGAGAACGCCAACCCCGATCCGCGCCTGCACAACCGCCTCAAGGAGGTCAGCGAGAAGCTCGACATCCCGCCCTTGAAGCCCGAGCTGCGCCAGGTGGTCGATTGGGTCGCCAATTACACGCTGAGCCCGCGCGGCATGGTGCTGCGCATGTGCCTGCGCATGGGCGAGAATCTCGGCCCCGAGCGCGTCCGCCCGGGCGTGCGCCTCGTCGGTGATCCCCCCAGGCGGCTGACGCCGGCACGCCAGCGTGTGATCGAGGTGCTGTCGGACCGGCTGCTGCACGGCAAATCCGAGGCCGCCAAGGAAGCCGGCGTCTCCGCCGGCGTGATCGACGGGCTCGTCGACGAAGGCACACTCACGGTCGAGCCGATGCCGCCGCCTCCGCCGCCGCCGGCACCCGATCCCGATTTCGGCCGTCCGGATTTCTCGCCGCTGCAGCGTGCCGGCGTCGATGCGATGCGCGCGCTCGCGGCCAACGGCACGTTCCACGTCGCGCTACTCGACGGCGTCACCGGCTCGGGCAAGACCGAGGTCTATTTCGAAGCGGTCGCGGAAACGATCCGCCGCGGAAAACAGTCGCTGATCCTGATGCCGGAGATCGCGCTCACCGGCCAGTTCCTCGACCGCTTTGCGCAGCGATTCGGTGTGCGCCCGATCGAGTGGCATTCCGAGCTGACGCCGCGCACCCGCGCGCGCAATTGGGCGGCGATCTCCGAAGGCACAGCGCCCGTCGTGGTCGGCGCGCGCTCGGCGCTGTTTCTGCCTTACGCCAATCTCGGCCTCATCGTCGTCGATGAAGAGCACGACCAGGCCTACAAGCAGGACGAGGGCGTGCATTATCACGCCCGCGACATGGCGGTGGTGCGTGGGCACATCGCAAAGATCCCGGTCGTGCTGGCCTCGGCGACGCCTTCGGTCGAATCCGAGGTCAATGCGCGCAAGAACCGCTATCAGCGCGTCGCGCTGCCCTCGCGCTTCGGCGGCCAACACATGCCGCATATCGAGGCCATCGACCTGCGCCGCGAGCCGCCCGCGCGCGGCCGCTTCATCTCGCCGCGGCTTGCGGGCGAGATCAGGACCGCGATCGAGCGGCGCGAGCAGGCGCTCTTGTTCCTCAATCGCCGCGGCTATGCGCCGCTGACGCTGTGCCGTGCTTGCGGCCACCGCTTCGCCTGCACCATCTGCGATGCCTGGCTGGTCGATCACAGATTCCGCCAGCGCCTCGTCTGCCACCATTGCGGCTTCTCCATGCCGCGCCCGCATCTCTGTCCGAACTGCTCGGCGGAGGAATCGCTGGTCGCGGTCGGCCCCGGCGTCGAGCGCCTGCAGGAAGAGGCGGCCGCGCTGTTTCCGGACGCGCGCACCATGGTGCTGTCGAGCGATCTCATCACCTCGATCGAGACGATGCGCTCCGAGCTCGCCGAGATCGCGGAGGGCCGCGTCGACATCATCATCGGCACGCAACTCGTCGCCAAGGGCCACAATTTCCCGCGGCTCAATCTCGTCGGCGTGGTCGATGCGGATCTCGGCCTTTCCAACGGCGATCCGCGCGCGGCGGAACGCACCTGGCAATTGCTCAACCAGGTGATCGGCCGCGCCGGCCGCGAGCAGGGCCGCGGCGTCGGCTATCTCCAGACCCATCAGCCCGATCATCCCGTGATGAAGGCGCTGATCGCCTGCGACCGCGAGGCCTTTTACGACAGCGAGATCGACCTGCGCGAGAGGACGCTCTATCCGCCGTTCGGCCGGCTCGCGAGCCTGATCATCTCCGCCGGCGACCGCCCGAGCGCTGACGGTTTCGGCCGCAAACTGGTGGCGCTCGCCCCGCGCGACGAGCGCGTCGTGGTGCTCGGCCCGGCGGAAGCCCCGCTCGCCGTGATCAAGGGCCGTTACCGCTTCCGCATCCTGGTGAAGTCCGCGCGCGGCTTTGACCTCTCGGATTATCTGCGCAACTGGCTCGCGGTCTGCCCGAAGCCGACAGGCAATCTGAAGCTCGAGGTCGACGTCGATCCGCAGAGCTTTTTGTAG
- a CDS encoding septal ring lytic transglycosylase RlpA family protein gives MLSLKTLGTVTRPRTAIAFVAATLIVGGTATEASAKSRHHRHHHHRHDAQADTNAGSDWRNANASMTPSSGTGHSFSGMASYYGNESGSRTASGQRFNQNALTAAHRSLPFGTKLRVTHRGQSVVVTINDRGPFIRGRVLDLSTGAARAIGLTGAGVGRVTAEVIS, from the coding sequence ATGCTGTCTTTGAAGACGCTGGGCACCGTGACCCGGCCGCGCACGGCGATTGCCTTTGTTGCCGCAACTCTCATCGTCGGTGGAACTGCCACCGAAGCTTCCGCCAAATCCCGGCATCACCGTCATCATCATCACCGCCACGATGCCCAGGCCGACACCAACGCCGGCTCGGATTGGCGCAACGCCAATGCGTCGATGACCCCGTCATCGGGCACGGGGCACAGCTTCTCCGGCATGGCCTCCTATTACGGCAACGAATCCGGCAGCCGCACCGCCTCGGGCCAGCGCTTCAACCAGAACGCCCTGACTGCTGCACACCGCTCGCTGCCGTTCGGCACCAAGCTGCGCGTCACCCACCGTGGCCAGAGCGTGGTTGTCACCATCAATGACCGTGGCCCGTTCATCCGCGGCCGCGTGCTCGACCTCTCCACGGGCGCAGCCCGCGCCATCGGCCTCACCGGTGCCGGCGTCGGCCGCGTCACCGCGGAAGTCATCTCGTAA
- a CDS encoding F0F1 ATP synthase subunit delta, translating to MAAEDTSVSGVSGRYATALFELARDQKVVDEVKADLDKFDALLNESADLKRLVRSPVFAADAQSKALGAVLDKAGIAGISANFLKVLTANRRLFAVADVIRAYRALVAKFKGETTADVTVAEALSDKNLDALKVALKSVTGKDVALNVKVDPAIIGGLVVKLGSRMVDGSLRTKLNSIKHAMKEAG from the coding sequence GTGGCTGCAGAAGATACGTCCGTTTCAGGTGTGTCGGGCCGTTATGCAACGGCCTTGTTTGAACTGGCCCGCGACCAGAAAGTGGTCGATGAGGTCAAAGCCGATCTCGACAAATTCGATGCCTTGCTGAACGAGAGCGCCGATCTCAAGCGCCTCGTCCGCAGCCCGGTGTTTGCGGCCGACGCCCAGTCCAAGGCGCTTGGGGCCGTACTGGACAAGGCCGGCATCGCCGGCATCTCCGCCAATTTCCTCAAAGTGCTGACCGCCAACCGCCGCCTGTTCGCGGTGGCTGACGTCATCCGCGCCTATCGCGCCCTCGTCGCCAAGTTCAAGGGCGAGACGACGGCCGACGTGACCGTGGCGGAAGCGCTCTCTGACAAGAATCTCGACGCCCTCAAGGTTGCCCTGAAGTCGGTGACCGGCAAGGACGTCGCGCTGAACGTGAAAGTCGATCCCGCGATCATCGGTGGCCTCGTCGTCAAGCTGGGCAGCCGCATGGTCGATGGATCGCTTCGCACCAAACTCAATTCGATCAAGCACGCGATGAAAGAGGCAGGCTGA
- the atpA gene encoding F0F1 ATP synthase subunit alpha, with translation MDIRAAEISAILKDQIKNFGQEAEVSEVGQVLSVGDGIARVYGLDNVQAGEMVEFENGTRGMALNLETDNVGVVIFGADREIKEGQTVKRTRAIVDAPVGKGLLGRVVDALGNPIDGKGPIQADKRMRVDVKAPGIIPRKSVSEPMATGLKAIDALIPIGRGQRELIIGDRQTGKTAIALDTILNQKPLNAQPDENIKLYCVYVAVGQKRSTVAQFVKVLEEQGALEYSIVVAATASDPAPMQYIAPFTACTMGEFFRDNGMHAVIIYDDLSKQAVAYRQMSLLLRRPPGREAYPGDVFYLHSRLLERAAKLSKDHGSGSLTALPVIETQANDVSAYIPTNVISITDGQIFLETDLFFQGIRPAVNVGLSVSRVGSSAQTKATKKVAGKIKGELAQYREMAAFAQFGSDLDASTQRLLNRGSRLTELLKQPQFSPLKMEEQVCVIWAGTNGYLDPLPVNKVRAFEDGLLSLLRGKNADILNSIRDSRDLSDDTAAKLKSVVEGFAKSFA, from the coding sequence ATGGACATCCGCGCCGCGGAAATTTCCGCGATCCTCAAGGACCAGATCAAGAATTTCGGCCAGGAAGCTGAAGTCTCCGAAGTCGGACAGGTGCTGTCCGTCGGCGACGGTATCGCCCGCGTCTATGGTCTGGACAACGTCCAGGCCGGTGAAATGGTCGAGTTCGAAAACGGCACCCGCGGCATGGCGCTGAACCTCGAAACCGACAACGTCGGCGTCGTTATTTTCGGTGCCGACCGTGAAATCAAGGAAGGCCAGACCGTCAAGCGCACCCGCGCCATCGTGGACGCGCCGGTCGGCAAGGGCTTGCTCGGCCGCGTCGTCGACGCGCTCGGCAACCCGATCGACGGCAAGGGTCCGATCCAGGCCGACAAGCGCATGCGTGTCGACGTCAAGGCGCCCGGCATCATTCCGCGCAAGTCGGTGAGCGAGCCGATGGCGACCGGCCTCAAGGCGATCGACGCCCTGATCCCGATCGGCCGCGGCCAGCGCGAGCTGATCATCGGCGACCGTCAGACCGGCAAGACCGCGATCGCGCTCGACACCATCCTCAACCAGAAGCCGCTCAACGCGCAGCCGGACGAGAACATCAAGCTGTACTGCGTCTATGTCGCGGTCGGCCAGAAGCGTTCGACCGTCGCCCAGTTCGTGAAGGTGCTGGAAGAGCAGGGCGCGCTCGAATACTCGATCGTCGTCGCCGCCACCGCCTCGGATCCGGCGCCGATGCAGTACATCGCCCCCTTTACTGCCTGCACCATGGGCGAATTCTTCCGCGATAACGGCATGCACGCCGTCATCATCTATGACGATCTGTCCAAGCAGGCCGTCGCTTACCGCCAGATGTCGCTGCTGCTGCGCCGTCCGCCGGGCCGCGAAGCCTATCCGGGCGACGTGTTCTATCTGCACTCCCGCCTGCTCGAGCGCGCGGCGAAGCTCAGCAAGGATCATGGCTCGGGCTCGCTGACGGCGCTGCCGGTCATCGAAACCCAGGCCAACGACGTGTCGGCCTACATCCCGACCAACGTCATCTCGATCACCGACGGCCAGATCTTCCTGGAAACCGACCTGTTCTTCCAGGGTATCCGTCCCGCGGTGAACGTCGGTCTGTCGGTGTCGCGCGTGGGTTCGTCGGCGCAGACCAAGGCTACCAAGAAGGTCGCCGGCAAGATCAAGGGCGAGCTCGCGCAGTACCGCGAAATGGCGGCGTTCGCGCAGTTCGGCTCCGACCTCGACGCCTCGACCCAGCGCCTGCTGAACCGCGGCTCGCGCCTGACCGAGCTCCTGAAGCAGCCGCAGTTCTCGCCGCTGAAGATGGAAGAGCAGGTGTGCGTGATCTGGGCGGGCACCAACGGCTATCTCGACCCGCTTCCGGTCAACAAGGTGCGCGCGTTCGAGGACGGCCTGCTGTCGCTGCTGCGCGGCAAGAATGCCGACATCCTCAATTCGATCCGCGACAGCCGCGACCTCTCGGATGACACCGCCGCCAAGCTGAAGTCGGTGGTCGAAGGTTTCGCGAAGAGCTTCGCTTAA
- a CDS encoding F0F1 ATP synthase subunit gamma: MASLKDMRVRIASTKATQKITKAMQMVAASKLRRAQTAAEAARPYADKMSAVISNIAGAAAGSPGAPPLLAGTGRDQVHLLLVCTGERGLSGAFNSSIVRLARERALALIAQGKEVKFFCVGRKGYEQLRRQFDKQIVEHLDLRSVRQLGFVNAEDIAKKVLARFEAGEFDVCTLFYSRFKSVIAQVPTAQQIIPLVVEEGAAASTTSYEYEPEEDEILTRLLPRNLAVQIFRALLENNASFYGAQMSAMDNATRNAGEMIRKQTLVYNRTRQAQITKELIEIISGAEAV; the protein is encoded by the coding sequence ATGGCGTCACTTAAAGACATGCGCGTCCGCATCGCCTCCACCAAGGCGACGCAAAAGATCACCAAGGCCATGCAGATGGTCGCGGCCTCCAAGCTGCGCCGCGCGCAGACCGCGGCGGAAGCCGCGCGTCCCTATGCCGACAAGATGAGCGCGGTGATCTCCAACATCGCCGGCGCCGCTGCGGGTTCGCCCGGCGCGCCGCCGCTGCTGGCCGGCACCGGCCGCGATCAGGTCCACCTGCTACTGGTCTGCACCGGCGAGCGCGGCCTGTCCGGCGCCTTCAACTCCTCGATCGTGCGTCTTGCCCGCGAGCGCGCCTTGGCGCTGATCGCGCAGGGCAAGGAAGTGAAATTCTTCTGCGTCGGCCGCAAGGGCTACGAGCAGCTGCGCCGCCAGTTCGACAAGCAGATCGTCGAGCATCTCGACCTGCGCAGCGTCCGCCAGCTCGGTTTCGTCAACGCCGAGGACATCGCCAAGAAGGTTCTGGCGCGCTTCGAGGCCGGCGAGTTCGACGTCTGCACGCTGTTCTATTCGCGCTTCAAGTCCGTCATCGCGCAGGTCCCGACCGCCCAGCAGATCATTCCGCTGGTGGTCGAGGAGGGCGCTGCCGCCAGCACGACGTCTTACGAATACGAGCCGGAAGAGGACGAGATCCTCACCCGCCTGCTGCCGCGCAACCTCGCGGTCCAGATCTTCCGCGCGCTGCTCGAGAACAACGCCTCGTTCTACGGCGCGCAGATGAGCGCGATGGACAACGCGACGCGCAACGCCGGTGAGATGATCCGCAAGCAGACGCTGGTCTACAACCGCACGCGTCAGGCGCAGATCACCAAGGAACTGATCGAAATCATCTCGGGCGCCGAAGCCGTCTAG
- the atpD gene encoding F0F1 ATP synthase subunit beta has translation MAAQVGRVTQVIGAVVDVQFEGHLPAILNSLETKNGGNRLVLEVAQHLGESTVRTIAMDTTEGLVRGQEVTDTGAPIRVPVGEGTLGRIINVIGEPIDEAGPVKTEGLRAIHQEAPTYTDQSTEAEILVTGIKVVDLLAPYAKGGKIGLFGGAGVGKTVLIQELINNVAKAHGGYSVFAGVGERTREGNDLYHEFIESKVNADPKNPDPSVKSKCALVFGQMNEPPGARARVALTGLTIAEDFRDQGQDVLFFVDNIFRFTQAGSEVSALLGRIPSAVGYQPTLATDMGALQERITTTQKGSITSVQAIYVPADDLTDPAPATSFAHLDATTTLSRSIAEKGIYPAVDPLDSTSRMLSPLVVGEEHYAVARQVQQVLQRYKALQDIIAILGMDELSEEDKLTVARARKVERFMSQPFHVAEIFTGSPGKFVDLADTIKGFKGLVEGKYDHLPEAAFYMVGTIEEAVEKGKKLAAEAA, from the coding sequence ATGGCAGCCCAGGTCGGTCGCGTCACCCAGGTCATCGGCGCCGTCGTCGACGTGCAGTTCGAAGGCCACCTCCCGGCCATTCTCAATTCGCTCGAGACCAAGAACGGCGGCAACCGCCTGGTGCTCGAAGTCGCCCAGCATCTCGGTGAGTCCACCGTCCGCACCATCGCGATGGACACCACCGAGGGTCTGGTCCGCGGCCAGGAAGTCACCGACACCGGCGCTCCGATCCGCGTCCCCGTCGGCGAGGGCACGCTCGGCCGCATCATCAACGTCATCGGCGAGCCGATCGACGAAGCAGGTCCCGTCAAGACGGAAGGCCTGCGCGCGATCCACCAGGAAGCGCCGACCTACACCGACCAGTCCACCGAAGCTGAAATTCTCGTCACCGGCATCAAGGTCGTCGACCTCCTCGCGCCCTACGCCAAGGGCGGCAAGATCGGCCTGTTCGGCGGCGCCGGCGTCGGCAAGACCGTGCTGATCCAGGAGCTGATCAACAACGTCGCGAAGGCGCACGGCGGTTACTCCGTGTTCGCCGGCGTCGGCGAGCGGACCCGCGAGGGCAACGACCTCTATCACGAGTTCATCGAGTCCAAGGTCAACGCCGACCCGAAGAATCCGGATCCGAGCGTGAAGTCGAAGTGCGCGCTGGTGTTCGGCCAGATGAACGAGCCGCCGGGCGCCCGTGCCCGCGTCGCGCTCACCGGTCTGACCATCGCGGAAGACTTCCGCGACCAGGGCCAGGACGTGCTGTTCTTCGTCGACAACATCTTCCGCTTCACCCAGGCCGGCTCGGAAGTGTCGGCGCTGCTCGGTCGTATTCCTTCGGCGGTGGGTTATCAGCCGACGCTCGCCACCGACATGGGCGCGCTGCAGGAGCGCATCACCACCACGCAGAAGGGCTCGATCACCTCGGTGCAGGCCATCTACGTTCCGGCCGACGACTTGACCGACCCGGCGCCCGCGACCTCGTTCGCGCACTTGGACGCGACCACCACGCTGTCGCGCTCGATCGCTGAAAAGGGCATCTATCCGGCGGTGGACCCGCTCGACTCGACCTCGCGCATGCTCTCCCCGCTGGTCGTCGGCGAGGAGCACTACGCGGTCGCCCGTCAGGTCCAGCAGGTGCTGCAGCGCTACAAGGCGCTCCAGGACATCATCGCCATTCTCGGCATGGACGAGCTCTCGGAAGAGGACAAGCTGACCGTGGCCCGCGCCCGCAAGGTCGAGCGCTTCATGTCGCAGCCGTTCCACGTCGCCGAAATCTTCACCGGCTCGCCGGGCAAGTTCGTCGACCTCGCCGACACCATCAAGGGCTTCAAGGGCCTGGTGGAAGGCAAGTACGACCACCTGCCGGAAGCTGCCTTCTACATGGTCGGCACCATCGAAGAGGCGGTCGAGAAGGGCAAGAAGCTGGCGGCGGAAGCTGCCTAA
- a CDS encoding F0F1 ATP synthase subunit epsilon, whose product MATFHFDLVSPERLAFSGEVDQVDVPGWEGDFGVLAGHAPLVAAVRPGILTIIAGGRKQKVIVTGGLAEVSDDRLTVLADVATSIEELDRAQFADKIAEMQEKLSEQEGSELDLAIARLDHYKSIQHELNTTAMH is encoded by the coding sequence ATGGCCACCTTCCACTTCGATCTCGTCTCTCCGGAAAGGCTCGCATTCTCGGGCGAGGTCGACCAGGTCGACGTCCCCGGCTGGGAAGGCGATTTCGGCGTGCTCGCCGGGCATGCTCCCCTCGTGGCTGCGGTGCGGCCGGGTATTCTGACCATCATCGCCGGCGGTCGGAAGCAGAAGGTCATCGTGACCGGTGGCCTCGCGGAAGTGTCCGACGATCGCCTGACCGTGCTGGCCGACGTCGCCACGTCGATCGAGGAGCTTGATCGGGCGCAGTTCGCTGACAAGATCGCCGAAATGCAGGAAAAGCTGTCCGAGCAGGAAGGCTCCGAGCTCGATCTCGCGATCGCGCGACTCGACCACTACAAGAGCATCCAGCACGAGCTCAACACCACGGCTATGCACTAA
- a CDS encoding adenylate/guanylate cyclase domain-containing protein: protein MKRKIAAIFAADIAGYSRLVAEDEEETLRRLASYREVVDDFIAKAGGRIFNTAGDAVLAEFPSAVDAVRCAIDIQESLRTRNMAYPPSRQMSFRIGITIGDVVERDGDLLGDGVNIAARLEGLAEVGGICVSRAVHEQVANKLSVQFADIGAQEVKNIPTPLHAYMVAMRREDGTYAKPQVKKAGAKLAAAPVWMWPLVVAVVSIVAIVVSGFLYNTKLKQTAAAASTPAVTPGAVPSATPAAVAASPSPTPTQIAKAPMAPMAPPNAGAAMVPMPAPSPSAAPMTGKLAADSVPFINERIRNYLAGDYSAAGDYKAFALNIGGFTGSVLNQPSEEAARNGAIEQCQKRADAAQSPRRCELYAVGNDVVYAHGKPPMPPAPYFRHDAMTERTFASKDFPIVREQQKVRLENMFAPAAKSRTVALGPGGQYFMVLGASSPEDAARRSLESCGAIAGVACMIVAVDDNFVVPIPTLFRITGFFHAASSPSIVADTRDDVVRKLGDAMGWNAVAVGTAGRPGLGLKAADEQTAVNAALAECAKRDSDCHVIAIGPFTVGPTN from the coding sequence ATGAAACGCAAGATCGCGGCGATTTTCGCAGCCGATATTGCCGGGTATTCGAGGCTGGTCGCGGAGGACGAAGAGGAGACGCTGCGGCGTCTCGCCTCCTACCGCGAGGTCGTCGACGATTTCATCGCCAAGGCGGGCGGTCGCATCTTCAACACGGCGGGCGATGCCGTGCTCGCGGAATTCCCGAGCGCGGTCGATGCGGTACGATGCGCGATCGACATCCAGGAATCCCTGCGGACCCGCAACATGGCGTACCCGCCGAGCCGGCAGATGTCGTTCCGCATCGGCATCACCATCGGTGACGTGGTCGAGCGCGACGGCGATCTGCTGGGCGACGGCGTCAATATCGCGGCTCGGCTCGAGGGCCTCGCCGAGGTCGGCGGCATCTGCGTCTCCCGCGCGGTGCACGAGCAGGTTGCCAACAAGCTCTCGGTGCAGTTCGCCGATATCGGTGCGCAAGAGGTCAAGAACATCCCGACGCCCCTACACGCCTACATGGTGGCGATGCGGCGAGAGGACGGTACCTACGCCAAGCCGCAGGTGAAGAAGGCGGGTGCGAAGCTCGCTGCCGCGCCGGTGTGGATGTGGCCGCTCGTGGTTGCCGTCGTCTCGATCGTTGCCATCGTCGTCTCGGGCTTCCTCTACAACACCAAGCTCAAGCAGACGGCGGCCGCCGCATCGACGCCGGCGGTCACACCCGGTGCCGTGCCGAGCGCAACGCCGGCTGCGGTGGCCGCGTCGCCGAGCCCAACGCCGACCCAAATTGCAAAGGCGCCGATGGCCCCGATGGCTCCGCCGAATGCCGGCGCTGCGATGGTTCCGATGCCGGCGCCGTCACCATCCGCCGCGCCGATGACGGGCAAGCTTGCCGCCGACAGCGTGCCCTTCATCAACGAGCGCATCCGCAATTACCTGGCCGGCGACTATTCCGCGGCCGGTGACTACAAGGCCTTCGCGCTCAATATCGGCGGCTTCACCGGCTCGGTGTTGAACCAGCCGAGCGAAGAGGCTGCGCGCAACGGCGCGATCGAGCAGTGCCAGAAGCGCGCCGATGCCGCGCAATCGCCGCGGCGCTGCGAGCTCTATGCGGTCGGCAACGACGTCGTCTACGCGCACGGCAAGCCGCCGATGCCGCCGGCTCCCTATTTCCGGCATGACGCCATGACCGAGCGGACGTTCGCGTCGAAGGATTTTCCGATCGTGCGAGAACAGCAAAAGGTGCGGCTCGAGAATATGTTCGCGCCGGCGGCGAAATCGCGGACGGTCGCGCTCGGCCCAGGCGGGCAATATTTCATGGTGCTCGGCGCATCATCCCCTGAGGACGCGGCGCGGCGTTCGCTGGAATCGTGCGGCGCCATTGCCGGCGTCGCCTGCATGATCGTCGCAGTCGACGACAATTTCGTCGTGCCGATCCCGACCCTGTTCAGGATCACGGGCTTCTTCCATGCTGCCAGCAGTCCCTCGATCGTCGCCGACACCCGCGACGACGTCGTGCGCAAGCTCGGCGATGCCATGGGCTGGAATGCGGTTGCCGTCGGCACCGCAGGCCGTCCCGGCCTTGGCCTGAAGGCCGCCGACGAGCAGACCGCCGTCAATGCCGCACTCGCCGAGTGCGCCAAGCGCGACAGCGATTGCCACGTCATCGCCATCGGCCCGTTCACGGTGGGGCCGACGAACTAG
- a CDS encoding RNA pyrophosphohydrolase: MTNQKPYRPNVGIALFNADGRVLIGHRFKGDGPEIILPGLDWQMPQGGVDEGENLRDAAMRELWEETNVVSADYLGETDWLTYEFPPYDGPQTHRLAKFRGQRQKWFALRFTGSDDEIDPLTPRNNQPAEFDAWRWERLDRVADLVVPFRREVYRAVARKFAAFGN, encoded by the coding sequence ATGACCAACCAAAAACCCTACCGCCCCAACGTCGGCATCGCGCTGTTCAATGCCGACGGCCGCGTGCTGATCGGCCACCGCTTCAAGGGCGACGGGCCCGAGATCATCCTGCCGGGCCTCGACTGGCAGATGCCGCAGGGCGGCGTCGACGAGGGCGAGAATCTGCGCGACGCGGCGATGCGCGAGCTCTGGGAGGAGACCAACGTCGTCAGCGCCGACTATCTCGGCGAGACCGACTGGCTGACCTACGAATTCCCGCCCTATGACGGACCGCAGACGCATCGGCTGGCGAAATTCCGCGGCCAGCGCCAGAAATGGTTCGCGCTGCGCTTCACGGGCAGCGATGACGAGATCGATCCGCTGACACCGCGCAACAACCAGCCCGCAGAGTTCGACGCCTGGCGCTGGGAGCGCCTCGACCGCGTTGCCGACCTCGTGGTGCCGTTCCGGCGTGAGGTCTACCGCGCCGTGGCGCGCAAGTTTGCAGCATTCGGAAACTGA
- a CDS encoding RNA pyrophosphohydrolase, giving the protein MARYEDLPYRTCVGVMLINPKGLVFIGRRAGGVEHVDDSHVWQMPQGGVDPGEDTWEAARRELYEETSVRSVERLGEVPDWLTYDIPRTVAGRAWKGRYRGQRQKWYAVRFTGKDSEINVEKPGGGGHKAEFVSWRWEPMKNLPGLIIPFKRPVYERVVQEFSALADD; this is encoded by the coding sequence ATGGCGCGTTACGAGGATCTGCCCTACCGGACCTGCGTCGGTGTGATGCTGATCAACCCAAAAGGACTGGTGTTCATCGGCCGCCGCGCCGGCGGCGTAGAGCATGTCGACGACAGCCATGTCTGGCAGATGCCGCAAGGCGGCGTCGATCCCGGCGAGGACACCTGGGAAGCGGCGCGGCGCGAGCTCTATGAGGAAACCAGCGTGCGCTCGGTCGAGCGGCTCGGCGAGGTTCCGGACTGGCTCACCTACGACATTCCCCGCACGGTGGCGGGCCGCGCCTGGAAGGGCCGCTATCGCGGCCAGCGCCAGAAATGGTACGCGGTGCGCTTCACCGGCAAGGACAGCGAGATCAATGTCGAGAAGCCCGGCGGCGGCGGCCACAAGGCCGAATTCGTCAGCTGGCGCTGGGAGCCGATGAAGAACCTCCCCGGGTTGATCATCCCGTTCAAGCGCCCGGTCTACGAGCGCGTGGTGCAGGAATTTTCCGCGCTGGCCGATGACTAG